In the Sulfobacillus thermosulfidooxidans DSM 9293 genome, GACTTCGGTCTTCGTCTATTTTTTTCTTCATGACAATCCTTGGGATATTTCCTTTTCCTCATGGTCAATCAACCGGTTATTCCCCCTTGCAAAGCATATAATGAAGATGTGTTAACACAAGAATAAATAATGTTAACCCATTCACTTTTGGTACTTTATGGTAAACGCCTTTGCTTCCCTACTCAAGATCAAAAACGTCGTGCATTTCATTTACCGGATCCCTATCCAATACCCAGGAGCATAAGATAAACTGTTTTTGAGACGAGAGCATCGTAGATGAGAGGGAAGGAGAAAAACATGGGAAAAACTTTTGATAAACTCCTACCGGAGCATGAAGCCTTTATTTCCCGCCAACCTATTTTCTTTGTAGCCACTGCTCCTCTCGCCGCCCAAGGCCACGTCAATCTCTCACCCAAGGGATATGACGTGTTTCGGATTTTTTCTCCCACGCAAGTTGGCTATCTTGACCTCACGGGAAGCGGTAATGAAACCGCTGCCCATATTTTAGAAAATGGGCGTATTACTTTCATGTTTATGGCGATAGATGGGCCCCCTCAAATCCTGAGGTTGTATGGAACGGGATATTCTGTCCATCCCTCTGATGCCCAGTGGCCGGAACTTTCTCCGTCCTTCCCCACTCACTATCCGGGCATCCGTCAAATTATCATGGCAACCATCCACCAGGTCAGTACCTCTTGCGGTTATGGAGTCCCCTATTTATCGTATCAAGGGGATCGGGACACCCTCTCACGGTGGGCCGAAGCCAAAGGGCGAGACGGCATTATCCATTATCAACAAACGAAAAATCGTCACAGTTTAGACGGGCTTCCCACAAATATTTGTCCGGAATAAGGCGAAAATACCGAATCAATTGTCGCAAAAAGCAAAATTTCTACGAGTAGAAAACGTGACTTTGCAGAGTGGAATACGGAACCGGAGTTTTAGTCGACATAACCAATCACGCCGCGCAAAGCCTTGAGAACGCGTTCATAGTGCCCAGGATGAAAGGCATCTGCAGGGGGCAATTGGTCCATCGTGAACCAACCTGCCGCCAGAATTTCTTCAGGTTGGGGTTTAATGGTTCCACCAATTTTGTGACCGCGAATGACAATGTGATATAGATGGTGAGAAACAACCCGCCGGTCCATCCAATTATCAAAAACGCCAACGACATTGTCGGGCTTCATATGAATACCCGTTTCTTCTTCGACTTCCCGAATCACAGCACGACTCGGACGTTCACCAACCTCGACTGCGCCTCCGGGCAATGCCCACTTTTCTGTATCTTTGCGCTGAATCAGCAAAATCGCGTCCCCATTAATCACCGCCCCATCGACCCCAACTTTAGGCGTGACCGGCGTGATCTCACTTAACAACGGAGCATCTTCAGGTAATCCGCCTAATATGCGGGCTAATTTGTGAATCCGGGCATAACGAGCTTGATCGTAAACATTATCGGCATAATGTTGTCCGTCAAGCGCCAACGCTTCAAGAATTTGGCCAATTCGAGCGGGTGTGAGTCCCTGATCTTCATTTTTCACGACATATCCCCCCATGACCAACGAGAAATGGCCACCTGTTTCCCTATTTCCCTTACTGGGCTCACCTTATTTTAGCAATTTCTCGAATGGGGTGAAAAAAGCGCCTATCCGCGCACACGCGCATCGTGCAATACGCGTTCCACCATGCGTTTTAACACTTTAATATTATCGGGGACCGTCACAATATATGTACCTGTCTCGTCATATCCGATGTATTCCATCGATTGCGCATCATATTGCAAGGCATGGGCCACAAAGTATTCAACGTATGTTTTCGGACATTGATGTCGCGCCTTTAACCGCATAAACAGTGCAGCCGACATTTTCCCGATAATGTCCACAGCGATAATAGGCACACCTTCGCAGGTTTGAACCCCTAATTTCCAGTAGACATAACCCTGGTCGAGCCATACGGGTTCTTTGGCAGTTGCCTTAAGCGTGAAGATACACCCCCTTCGGTGGTCTAATAAATCGATTCATGATTCGACATTGATGAATGATTTTCCTGCCCATCAGAAACCTTGTTAAAAAACTTCTTCTTGCTTCCAATATATTCGCATCAATCCGGAGCGATATCATTTGCGTGTTTCCGATATTCTCCATTATTTTTTATGGTACCACGTGAGACTATCATGAGGACATTAATCTGATCGACTTTTTAGGGATTTTTCGGATTTACATCGCACGGGGTTCGAGACAAGTATTCGCGTCTTCTATTGCGTGTTCATAGTGATTCACCATAACGTGTGGGATCGTCAATTCCATAATTTCCGGAACGTCATCGATCAAACGGGACACCCGGAGAAAAAGATCGGTTAATTTCTCTACAACATCGGCTAGTATCTTGACATTGTCTTCTTTCACAATTCCGTGCGCTAATGCCATGGCGTCGCGATCGGTCAAAGGAATCAAACGGCTGTGGGCCATTTGAGACGTAGCGGTTCGAACCGTTAAAACCGGACCAAATAACGAATCAATATGACAGGAAAGAGATAATTTTAAGATCGCAGATTGCCGATCGAAAGAGGAAAGTGAAGACTCTAAACCTGCTAATGCCAAAAGTTCGAATGTTTTCTGTGAGCCAATCCAAATTGGAGCATTTGTCTGCCAGGCACGCGCCAACGCCCGAGCTTGCGTCATATGAACTCGGTCTAAATCAGGCAAATGGCCCAAGGGTTGTCGCCGGTACGCGGCGTAATGGCTCACCTGAACAAGTGCTCGCACCGCCAATTCTGGAAATGGATACACCGGAATCCTAAAGGACTCTCCACGAATATAGTCTATGGGACCTGGTCCGGTCATCAAAAAGTTAGCCACAATCGGTTTGACCAAGCCAACGTCCATGACGGCGTCACGAATCGCCGCTGAAACTCCAGCGGCTTCAGAAATCCCCACCGGAATAAAAAGGACAATAATCGCGTCCACATGAGGATCCTTCAAAGCCGCATGGACTTCGTCGTAATACCGTGGGGCTAAAGCCGTAAATCCTAAGTCAATAGGAGGATGAGCCAAGTGCATGCCACCGGCCTTTAAGGCATCCACGGTAATAACGGCGGCACCAGAGGCATTAGCAATGACTTGCACACGCTTGCCAGCGGGCAAAGGCATGGAGCTCAATAACGCGGCAACATCAAATAATTCCTGCAATGTATCGGCACGGATAATACCGGTTTGTTGAAATAACGCTTTCACAATATTGTCATCGCCAAAATGTTGGGAGGCCATTTCAGGAGATAACACCGCGTCAGCACTGCGTGCACTTTTCACCACTAAAATTGGCTTATGTTGCGTGATCCGGCGTGCAATGCGGGTAAATTTTCGAGGATTACCAAATGATTCTAGGTAGAGCAAGATCATTTCTGTCGCCGGATCATCTTCCCAATATTGCAGAAGATCGTTAGAGGACACATCCGCTTTATTGCCAGTACTGACAAACGAGGATACGCCAACTCCCATTCGGCTCGCATAGTCGAGAATGGCAATCCCCAACGCTCCCGATTGACTGGCAATAGCCACCGTGCCTTGGGGAGGTAAAGTCGGCGAA is a window encoding:
- a CDS encoding pyridoxamine 5'-phosphate oxidase family protein, which produces MGKTFDKLLPEHEAFISRQPIFFVATAPLAAQGHVNLSPKGYDVFRIFSPTQVGYLDLTGSGNETAAHILENGRITFMFMAIDGPPQILRLYGTGYSVHPSDAQWPELSPSFPTHYPGIRQIIMATIHQVSTSCGYGVPYLSYQGDRDTLSRWAEAKGRDGIIHYQQTKNRHSLDGLPTNICPE
- a CDS encoding NUDIX domain-containing protein encodes the protein MKNEDQGLTPARIGQILEALALDGQHYADNVYDQARYARIHKLARILGGLPEDAPLLSEITPVTPKVGVDGAVINGDAILLIQRKDTEKWALPGGAVEVGERPSRAVIREVEEETGIHMKPDNVVGVFDNWMDRRVVSHHLYHIVIRGHKIGGTIKPQPEEILAAGWFTMDQLPPADAFHPGHYERVLKALRGVIGYVD
- a CDS encoding GNAT family N-acetyltransferase produces the protein MARIILRDGRVADLREARPTETDREMLRELFRNASPDALYHRFFHMVKEVDDAEIDRMLSAGGRGKALVCVSQNQILGIGHYIMVSDTTAEVAFFVDERIQGRGLGTLLLEHLAEQAWRRGVLQFEAYVLSENQPMLRVFQDSGYEIHEQQDSGVIHLVLPLQQTERIHALAGAREKLATAASLRAFFEPSVVAIIGASRDSHRLGHLLLQHVLNASFTGVVYPVNPSARAILGVKAYPSVKDIPDPVDLAVIVVPRDLVSQVVMDCIEAHVRAVLITSAGFSDQDEAGAELEQSITQMLRHEGIRLVGPNSLGIINTSNEVRMNASFSPTLPPQGTVAIASQSGALGIAILDYASRMGVGVSSFVSTGNKADVSSNDLLQYWEDDPATEMILLYLESFGNPRKFTRIARRITQHKPILVVKSARSADAVLSPEMASQHFGDDNIVKALFQQTGIIRADTLQELFDVAALLSSMPLPAGKRVQVIANASGAAVITVDALKAGGMHLAHPPIDLGFTALAPRYYDEVHAALKDPHVDAIIVLFIPVGISEAAGVSAAIRDAVMDVGLVKPIVANFLMTGPGPIDYIRGESFRIPVYPFPELAVRALVQVSHYAAYRRQPLGHLPDLDRVHMTQARALARAWQTNAPIWIGSQKTFELLALAGLESSLSSFDRQSAILKLSLSCHIDSLFGPVLTVRTATSQMAHSRLIPLTDRDAMALAHGIVKEDNVKILADVVEKLTDLFLRVSRLIDDVPEIMELTIPHVMVNHYEHAIEDANTCLEPRAM